A single window of Castor canadensis chromosome 3, mCasCan1.hap1v2, whole genome shotgun sequence DNA harbors:
- the Sqle gene encoding squalene monooxygenase isoform X3 has translation MWTFLGIATFTYFYKKCGDFVMLANKELLLCVLVFLSLGLVLSYRCRHRNGGLPGRQRSGLRCGVVSGFLSALPLVGVFWAKSPPGSEKKEQPESSRPRKGINISETALVGATTSLATSSVNDPEVIIVGSGVLGSALAAVLCRDGRKVTVIERDLKEPDRILGELLQPGGYHVLKALGLGDTTEGFESQLVNGYIIHDQESKSEVEIPYPRSEDNQVQSGRAFHHGKFIVSLRKAAMAEPNANFIEGVVLQLIEDGDSVTGVKYKDKETGDVKELHAPLTVVADGLFSKFRKNLICNKVSVSSHFVGFLMQISSHETRVLVDIHGEMPRNLREYMVEQIYPKIPDHLKAPFLEAAQNSRMRSMPASFLPPSAVSKRGILSLDSAKSLLLQTPGVLLLGDAYNLRHPLTGGGMTVALKDIELWRKLLQGIPDLYDDAAVSQAKKSFYWSRKSSHSFVVNVLAQALYQLFSATDDSLHQLRKACFLYFKLGGECVAGPVRLLSVLSPNPLVLIRHFFAVAVYATYFCFKSEPWITKPRALFSSCAVLYKACSVIFPLIYSEVKCMSSRLE, from the exons ATGTGGACTTTTCTGGGCATCGCCACTTTCAcctatttttataagaaatgcGGGGATTTCGTCATGTTGGCCAACAAGGAGCTCCTGCTGTGCGTGCTGGTGTTCCTGTCGCTGGGCCTGGTGCTGTCCTACCGCTGTCGCCACCGCAACGGGGGCCTCCCCGGGCGCCAGCGGAGCGGCCTGCGGTGCGGGGTCGTCTCCGGCTTCCTCTCGGCGCTGCCTCTCGTCGGCGTCTTCTGGGCCAAGTCGCCCCCCGGCTCAGAAAAGAAGGAGCAGCCGGAGTCCAGCAGG CCCAGAAAAGGAATCAATATTTCAGAAACAGCTTTAGTAGGAGCCACTACCTCTCTAGCAACATCTTCTGTAAATGATCCAGAAGTTATCATTGTGGGATCTGGTGTACTTGGCTCTGCTTTGGCAGCAGTGCTTTGCAGAGATGGAAGAAAGGTGACAGTAATTGAGAGAGATTTAAAAGAGCCTGACAGAATACTTGGAGAACTTCTGCAGCCCGGTGGTTATCATGTCCTGAAAGCCCTTGGGCTTGGAG ATACAACAGAAGGTTTTGAGTCCCAGCTTGTAAATGGCTACATAATTCATGACCAGGAAAGCAAGTCAGAGGTTGAGATTCCTTACCCTCGGTCAGAAGACAATCAGGTGCAGAGCGGAAGAGCTTTCCACCACGGCAAGTTCATTGTCAGTCTCCGGAAGGCAGCTATGGCAGAGCCCAA TGCGAATTTTATTGAAGGTGTTGTGCTACAGTTGATAGAGGACGGCGATTCTGTGACAGGAGTTAAGTACAAGGACAAAGAGACTGGTGATGTCAAG GAACTCCACGCTCCATTGACTGTTGTTGCAGATGGGCTTTTCTCCAAGTTTAGGAAAAACCTGAtctgcaataaagtttcagtttcaTCTCATTTTGTGGGCTTCCTTATGCAG ATTTCATCCCATGAAACTCGAGTACTTGTTGACATTCATGGAGAAATGCCAAGGAATTTAAGAGAATACATGGTTGAACAAATTTATCCGAAAATACCTG ATCACCTGAAAGCACCATTCCTAGAAGCTGCTCAGAATTCTCGTATGAGGTCCATGCCAGCAagcttcctccctccttcagcaGTGAGCAAAAGAGGTATTCTGTCATTAGACTCTGCAAAGTCCTTACTCCTCCAGACTCCAG GTGTTCTTCTCTTGGGGGATGCCTATAATTTGCGGCATCCTCTTACTGGTGGAGGAATGACTGTGGCTTTAAAAGATATAGAACTGTGGAGAAAACTGCTGCAGGGTATTCCTGACCTTTATGATGACGCTGCTGTTTCCCAG gcCAAAAAATCATTCTATTGGTCGAGAAAAAGTTCTCATTCCTTCGTTGTGAATGTCCTTGCTCAGGCTCTTTATCAGTTGTTTTCTGCCACAGATG ATTCCTTGCATCAACTAAGAAAagcctgttttctttatttcaaacttGGAGGAGAATGTGTTGCTGGTCCTGTTAGGCTGCTTTCTGT ATTGTCTCCCAACCCGCTGGTTTTAATTCGACACTTCTTCGCCGTGGCGGTGTATGCCACATATTTCTGCTTTAAATCAGAACCTTGGATCACAAAACCTCGCGCCCTCTTCAGTAGCTGTGCTGTGCTGTACAAAGCGTGTTCTGTAATCTTCCCTCTAATTTACTCGGAAGTGAAGTGCATGTCGTCACGCTTGGAATAG
- the Sqle gene encoding squalene monooxygenase isoform X5 produces MWTFLGIATFTYFYKKCGDFVMLANKELLLCVLVFLSLGLVLSYRCRHRNGGLPGRQRSGLRCGVVSGFLSALPLVGVFWAKSPPGSEKKEQPESSRPRKGINISETALVGATTSLATSSVNDPEVIIVGSGVLGSALAAVLCRDGRKVTVIERDLKEPDRILGELLQPGGYHVLKALGLGDTTEGFESQLVNGYIIHDQESKSEVEIPYPRSEDNQVQSGRAFHHGKFIVSLRKAAMAEPNANFIEGVVLQLIEDGDSVTGVKYKDKETGDVKELHAPLTVVADGLFSKFRKNLICNKVSVSSHFVGFLMQNAPQFKANYAELVLANPSLVLIYQISSHETRVLVDIHGEMPRNLREYMVEQIYPKIPDHLKAPFLEAAQNSRMRSMPASFLPPSAVSKRGILSLDSAKSLLLQTPGVLLLGDAYNLRHPLTGGGMTVALKDIELWRKLLQGIPDLYDDAAVSQAKKSFYWSRKSSHSFVVNVLAQALYQLFSATDDCLPTRWF; encoded by the exons ATGTGGACTTTTCTGGGCATCGCCACTTTCAcctatttttataagaaatgcGGGGATTTCGTCATGTTGGCCAACAAGGAGCTCCTGCTGTGCGTGCTGGTGTTCCTGTCGCTGGGCCTGGTGCTGTCCTACCGCTGTCGCCACCGCAACGGGGGCCTCCCCGGGCGCCAGCGGAGCGGCCTGCGGTGCGGGGTCGTCTCCGGCTTCCTCTCGGCGCTGCCTCTCGTCGGCGTCTTCTGGGCCAAGTCGCCCCCCGGCTCAGAAAAGAAGGAGCAGCCGGAGTCCAGCAGG CCCAGAAAAGGAATCAATATTTCAGAAACAGCTTTAGTAGGAGCCACTACCTCTCTAGCAACATCTTCTGTAAATGATCCAGAAGTTATCATTGTGGGATCTGGTGTACTTGGCTCTGCTTTGGCAGCAGTGCTTTGCAGAGATGGAAGAAAGGTGACAGTAATTGAGAGAGATTTAAAAGAGCCTGACAGAATACTTGGAGAACTTCTGCAGCCCGGTGGTTATCATGTCCTGAAAGCCCTTGGGCTTGGAG ATACAACAGAAGGTTTTGAGTCCCAGCTTGTAAATGGCTACATAATTCATGACCAGGAAAGCAAGTCAGAGGTTGAGATTCCTTACCCTCGGTCAGAAGACAATCAGGTGCAGAGCGGAAGAGCTTTCCACCACGGCAAGTTCATTGTCAGTCTCCGGAAGGCAGCTATGGCAGAGCCCAA TGCGAATTTTATTGAAGGTGTTGTGCTACAGTTGATAGAGGACGGCGATTCTGTGACAGGAGTTAAGTACAAGGACAAAGAGACTGGTGATGTCAAG GAACTCCACGCTCCATTGACTGTTGTTGCAGATGGGCTTTTCTCCAAGTTTAGGAAAAACCTGAtctgcaataaagtttcagtttcaTCTCATTTTGTGGGCTTCCTTATGCAG aatGCACCACAGTTTAAAGCCAATTATGCTGAACTTGTTTTAGCTAATCCAAGTCTAGTTCTCATCTACCAGATTTCATCCCATGAAACTCGAGTACTTGTTGACATTCATGGAGAAATGCCAAGGAATTTAAGAGAATACATGGTTGAACAAATTTATCCGAAAATACCTG ATCACCTGAAAGCACCATTCCTAGAAGCTGCTCAGAATTCTCGTATGAGGTCCATGCCAGCAagcttcctccctccttcagcaGTGAGCAAAAGAGGTATTCTGTCATTAGACTCTGCAAAGTCCTTACTCCTCCAGACTCCAG GTGTTCTTCTCTTGGGGGATGCCTATAATTTGCGGCATCCTCTTACTGGTGGAGGAATGACTGTGGCTTTAAAAGATATAGAACTGTGGAGAAAACTGCTGCAGGGTATTCCTGACCTTTATGATGACGCTGCTGTTTCCCAG gcCAAAAAATCATTCTATTGGTCGAGAAAAAGTTCTCATTCCTTCGTTGTGAATGTCCTTGCTCAGGCTCTTTATCAGTTGTTTTCTGCCACAGATG ATTGTCTCCCAACCCGCTGGTTTTAA
- the Sqle gene encoding squalene monooxygenase isoform X1, producing MWTFLGIATFTYFYKKCGDFVMLANKELLLCVLVFLSLGLVLSYRCRHRNGGLPGRQRSGLRCGVVSGFLSALPLVGVFWAKSPPGSEKKEQPESSRPRKGINISETALVGATTSLATSSVNDPEVIIVGSGVLGSALAAVLCRDGRKVTVIERDLKEPDRILGELLQPGGYHVLKALGLGDTTEGFESQLVNGYIIHDQESKSEVEIPYPRSEDNQVQSGRAFHHGKFIVSLRKAAMAEPNANFIEGVVLQLIEDGDSVTGVKYKDKETGDVKELHAPLTVVADGLFSKFRKNLICNKVSVSSHFVGFLMQNAPQFKANYAELVLANPSLVLIYQISSHETRVLVDIHGEMPRNLREYMVEQIYPKIPDHLKAPFLEAAQNSRMRSMPASFLPPSAVSKRGILSLDSAKSLLLQTPGVLLLGDAYNLRHPLTGGGMTVALKDIELWRKLLQGIPDLYDDAAVSQAKKSFYWSRKSSHSFVVNVLAQALYQLFSATDDSLHQLRKACFLYFKLGGECVAGPVRLLSVLSPNPLVLIRHFFAVAVYATYFCFKSEPWITKPRALFSSCAVLYKACSVIFPLIYSEVKCMSSRLE from the exons ATGTGGACTTTTCTGGGCATCGCCACTTTCAcctatttttataagaaatgcGGGGATTTCGTCATGTTGGCCAACAAGGAGCTCCTGCTGTGCGTGCTGGTGTTCCTGTCGCTGGGCCTGGTGCTGTCCTACCGCTGTCGCCACCGCAACGGGGGCCTCCCCGGGCGCCAGCGGAGCGGCCTGCGGTGCGGGGTCGTCTCCGGCTTCCTCTCGGCGCTGCCTCTCGTCGGCGTCTTCTGGGCCAAGTCGCCCCCCGGCTCAGAAAAGAAGGAGCAGCCGGAGTCCAGCAGG CCCAGAAAAGGAATCAATATTTCAGAAACAGCTTTAGTAGGAGCCACTACCTCTCTAGCAACATCTTCTGTAAATGATCCAGAAGTTATCATTGTGGGATCTGGTGTACTTGGCTCTGCTTTGGCAGCAGTGCTTTGCAGAGATGGAAGAAAGGTGACAGTAATTGAGAGAGATTTAAAAGAGCCTGACAGAATACTTGGAGAACTTCTGCAGCCCGGTGGTTATCATGTCCTGAAAGCCCTTGGGCTTGGAG ATACAACAGAAGGTTTTGAGTCCCAGCTTGTAAATGGCTACATAATTCATGACCAGGAAAGCAAGTCAGAGGTTGAGATTCCTTACCCTCGGTCAGAAGACAATCAGGTGCAGAGCGGAAGAGCTTTCCACCACGGCAAGTTCATTGTCAGTCTCCGGAAGGCAGCTATGGCAGAGCCCAA TGCGAATTTTATTGAAGGTGTTGTGCTACAGTTGATAGAGGACGGCGATTCTGTGACAGGAGTTAAGTACAAGGACAAAGAGACTGGTGATGTCAAG GAACTCCACGCTCCATTGACTGTTGTTGCAGATGGGCTTTTCTCCAAGTTTAGGAAAAACCTGAtctgcaataaagtttcagtttcaTCTCATTTTGTGGGCTTCCTTATGCAG aatGCACCACAGTTTAAAGCCAATTATGCTGAACTTGTTTTAGCTAATCCAAGTCTAGTTCTCATCTACCAGATTTCATCCCATGAAACTCGAGTACTTGTTGACATTCATGGAGAAATGCCAAGGAATTTAAGAGAATACATGGTTGAACAAATTTATCCGAAAATACCTG ATCACCTGAAAGCACCATTCCTAGAAGCTGCTCAGAATTCTCGTATGAGGTCCATGCCAGCAagcttcctccctccttcagcaGTGAGCAAAAGAGGTATTCTGTCATTAGACTCTGCAAAGTCCTTACTCCTCCAGACTCCAG GTGTTCTTCTCTTGGGGGATGCCTATAATTTGCGGCATCCTCTTACTGGTGGAGGAATGACTGTGGCTTTAAAAGATATAGAACTGTGGAGAAAACTGCTGCAGGGTATTCCTGACCTTTATGATGACGCTGCTGTTTCCCAG gcCAAAAAATCATTCTATTGGTCGAGAAAAAGTTCTCATTCCTTCGTTGTGAATGTCCTTGCTCAGGCTCTTTATCAGTTGTTTTCTGCCACAGATG ATTCCTTGCATCAACTAAGAAAagcctgttttctttatttcaaacttGGAGGAGAATGTGTTGCTGGTCCTGTTAGGCTGCTTTCTGT ATTGTCTCCCAACCCGCTGGTTTTAATTCGACACTTCTTCGCCGTGGCGGTGTATGCCACATATTTCTGCTTTAAATCAGAACCTTGGATCACAAAACCTCGCGCCCTCTTCAGTAGCTGTGCTGTGCTGTACAAAGCGTGTTCTGTAATCTTCCCTCTAATTTACTCGGAAGTGAAGTGCATGTCGTCACGCTTGGAATAG
- the Sqle gene encoding squalene monooxygenase isoform X4, with translation MWTFLGIATFTYFYKKCGDFVMLANKELLLCVLVFLSLGLVLSYRCRHRNGGLPGRQRSGLRCGVVSGFLSALPLVGVFWAKSPPGSEKKEQPESSRPRKGINISETALVGATTSLATSSVNDPEVIIVGSGVLGSALAAVLCRDGRKVTVIERDLKEPDRILGELLQPGGYHVLKALGLGDTTEGFESQLVNGYIIHDQESKSEVEIPYPRSEDNQVQSGRAFHHGKFIVSLRKAAMAEPNANFIEGVVLQLIEDGDSVTGVKYKDKETGDVKELHAPLTVVADGLFSKFRKNLICNKVSVSSHFVGFLMQNAPQFKANYAELVLANPSLVLIYQISSHETRVLVDIHGEMPRNLREYMVEQIYPKIPGVLLLGDAYNLRHPLTGGGMTVALKDIELWRKLLQGIPDLYDDAAVSQAKKSFYWSRKSSHSFVVNVLAQALYQLFSATDDSLHQLRKACFLYFKLGGECVAGPVRLLSVLSPNPLVLIRHFFAVAVYATYFCFKSEPWITKPRALFSSCAVLYKACSVIFPLIYSEVKCMSSRLE, from the exons ATGTGGACTTTTCTGGGCATCGCCACTTTCAcctatttttataagaaatgcGGGGATTTCGTCATGTTGGCCAACAAGGAGCTCCTGCTGTGCGTGCTGGTGTTCCTGTCGCTGGGCCTGGTGCTGTCCTACCGCTGTCGCCACCGCAACGGGGGCCTCCCCGGGCGCCAGCGGAGCGGCCTGCGGTGCGGGGTCGTCTCCGGCTTCCTCTCGGCGCTGCCTCTCGTCGGCGTCTTCTGGGCCAAGTCGCCCCCCGGCTCAGAAAAGAAGGAGCAGCCGGAGTCCAGCAGG CCCAGAAAAGGAATCAATATTTCAGAAACAGCTTTAGTAGGAGCCACTACCTCTCTAGCAACATCTTCTGTAAATGATCCAGAAGTTATCATTGTGGGATCTGGTGTACTTGGCTCTGCTTTGGCAGCAGTGCTTTGCAGAGATGGAAGAAAGGTGACAGTAATTGAGAGAGATTTAAAAGAGCCTGACAGAATACTTGGAGAACTTCTGCAGCCCGGTGGTTATCATGTCCTGAAAGCCCTTGGGCTTGGAG ATACAACAGAAGGTTTTGAGTCCCAGCTTGTAAATGGCTACATAATTCATGACCAGGAAAGCAAGTCAGAGGTTGAGATTCCTTACCCTCGGTCAGAAGACAATCAGGTGCAGAGCGGAAGAGCTTTCCACCACGGCAAGTTCATTGTCAGTCTCCGGAAGGCAGCTATGGCAGAGCCCAA TGCGAATTTTATTGAAGGTGTTGTGCTACAGTTGATAGAGGACGGCGATTCTGTGACAGGAGTTAAGTACAAGGACAAAGAGACTGGTGATGTCAAG GAACTCCACGCTCCATTGACTGTTGTTGCAGATGGGCTTTTCTCCAAGTTTAGGAAAAACCTGAtctgcaataaagtttcagtttcaTCTCATTTTGTGGGCTTCCTTATGCAG aatGCACCACAGTTTAAAGCCAATTATGCTGAACTTGTTTTAGCTAATCCAAGTCTAGTTCTCATCTACCAGATTTCATCCCATGAAACTCGAGTACTTGTTGACATTCATGGAGAAATGCCAAGGAATTTAAGAGAATACATGGTTGAACAAATTTATCCGAAAATACCTG GTGTTCTTCTCTTGGGGGATGCCTATAATTTGCGGCATCCTCTTACTGGTGGAGGAATGACTGTGGCTTTAAAAGATATAGAACTGTGGAGAAAACTGCTGCAGGGTATTCCTGACCTTTATGATGACGCTGCTGTTTCCCAG gcCAAAAAATCATTCTATTGGTCGAGAAAAAGTTCTCATTCCTTCGTTGTGAATGTCCTTGCTCAGGCTCTTTATCAGTTGTTTTCTGCCACAGATG ATTCCTTGCATCAACTAAGAAAagcctgttttctttatttcaaacttGGAGGAGAATGTGTTGCTGGTCCTGTTAGGCTGCTTTCTGT ATTGTCTCCCAACCCGCTGGTTTTAATTCGACACTTCTTCGCCGTGGCGGTGTATGCCACATATTTCTGCTTTAAATCAGAACCTTGGATCACAAAACCTCGCGCCCTCTTCAGTAGCTGTGCTGTGCTGTACAAAGCGTGTTCTGTAATCTTCCCTCTAATTTACTCGGAAGTGAAGTGCATGTCGTCACGCTTGGAATAG
- the Sqle gene encoding squalene monooxygenase isoform X2, which produces MWTFLGIATFTYFYKKCGDFVMLANKELLLCVLVFLSLGLVLSYRCRHRNGGLPGRQRSGLRCGVVSGFLSALPLVGVFWAKSPPGSEKKEQPESSRPRKGINISETALVGATTSLATSSVNDPEVIIVGSGVLGSALAAVLCRDGRKVTVIERDLKEPDRILGELLQPGGYHVLKALGLGDTTEGFESQLVNGYIIHDQESKSEVEIPYPRSEDNQVQSGRAFHHGKFIVSLRKAAMAEPNANFIEGVVLQLIEDGDSVTGVKYKDKETGDVKELHAPLTVVADGLFSKFRKNLICNKVSVSSHFVGFLMQNAPQFKANYAELVLANPSLVLIYQISSHETRVLVDIHGEMPRNLREYMVEQIYPKIPDHLKAPFLEAAQNSRMRSMPASFLPPSAVSKRGVLLLGDAYNLRHPLTGGGMTVALKDIELWRKLLQGIPDLYDDAAVSQAKKSFYWSRKSSHSFVVNVLAQALYQLFSATDDSLHQLRKACFLYFKLGGECVAGPVRLLSVLSPNPLVLIRHFFAVAVYATYFCFKSEPWITKPRALFSSCAVLYKACSVIFPLIYSEVKCMSSRLE; this is translated from the exons ATGTGGACTTTTCTGGGCATCGCCACTTTCAcctatttttataagaaatgcGGGGATTTCGTCATGTTGGCCAACAAGGAGCTCCTGCTGTGCGTGCTGGTGTTCCTGTCGCTGGGCCTGGTGCTGTCCTACCGCTGTCGCCACCGCAACGGGGGCCTCCCCGGGCGCCAGCGGAGCGGCCTGCGGTGCGGGGTCGTCTCCGGCTTCCTCTCGGCGCTGCCTCTCGTCGGCGTCTTCTGGGCCAAGTCGCCCCCCGGCTCAGAAAAGAAGGAGCAGCCGGAGTCCAGCAGG CCCAGAAAAGGAATCAATATTTCAGAAACAGCTTTAGTAGGAGCCACTACCTCTCTAGCAACATCTTCTGTAAATGATCCAGAAGTTATCATTGTGGGATCTGGTGTACTTGGCTCTGCTTTGGCAGCAGTGCTTTGCAGAGATGGAAGAAAGGTGACAGTAATTGAGAGAGATTTAAAAGAGCCTGACAGAATACTTGGAGAACTTCTGCAGCCCGGTGGTTATCATGTCCTGAAAGCCCTTGGGCTTGGAG ATACAACAGAAGGTTTTGAGTCCCAGCTTGTAAATGGCTACATAATTCATGACCAGGAAAGCAAGTCAGAGGTTGAGATTCCTTACCCTCGGTCAGAAGACAATCAGGTGCAGAGCGGAAGAGCTTTCCACCACGGCAAGTTCATTGTCAGTCTCCGGAAGGCAGCTATGGCAGAGCCCAA TGCGAATTTTATTGAAGGTGTTGTGCTACAGTTGATAGAGGACGGCGATTCTGTGACAGGAGTTAAGTACAAGGACAAAGAGACTGGTGATGTCAAG GAACTCCACGCTCCATTGACTGTTGTTGCAGATGGGCTTTTCTCCAAGTTTAGGAAAAACCTGAtctgcaataaagtttcagtttcaTCTCATTTTGTGGGCTTCCTTATGCAG aatGCACCACAGTTTAAAGCCAATTATGCTGAACTTGTTTTAGCTAATCCAAGTCTAGTTCTCATCTACCAGATTTCATCCCATGAAACTCGAGTACTTGTTGACATTCATGGAGAAATGCCAAGGAATTTAAGAGAATACATGGTTGAACAAATTTATCCGAAAATACCTG ATCACCTGAAAGCACCATTCCTAGAAGCTGCTCAGAATTCTCGTATGAGGTCCATGCCAGCAagcttcctccctccttcagcaGTGAGCAAAAGAG GTGTTCTTCTCTTGGGGGATGCCTATAATTTGCGGCATCCTCTTACTGGTGGAGGAATGACTGTGGCTTTAAAAGATATAGAACTGTGGAGAAAACTGCTGCAGGGTATTCCTGACCTTTATGATGACGCTGCTGTTTCCCAG gcCAAAAAATCATTCTATTGGTCGAGAAAAAGTTCTCATTCCTTCGTTGTGAATGTCCTTGCTCAGGCTCTTTATCAGTTGTTTTCTGCCACAGATG ATTCCTTGCATCAACTAAGAAAagcctgttttctttatttcaaacttGGAGGAGAATGTGTTGCTGGTCCTGTTAGGCTGCTTTCTGT ATTGTCTCCCAACCCGCTGGTTTTAATTCGACACTTCTTCGCCGTGGCGGTGTATGCCACATATTTCTGCTTTAAATCAGAACCTTGGATCACAAAACCTCGCGCCCTCTTCAGTAGCTGTGCTGTGCTGTACAAAGCGTGTTCTGTAATCTTCCCTCTAATTTACTCGGAAGTGAAGTGCATGTCGTCACGCTTGGAATAG